From the Leptospira biflexa serovar Patoc strain 'Patoc 1 (Paris)' genome, one window contains:
- a CDS encoding YhjD/YihY/BrkB family envelope integrity protein, producing MKRIRRFFSEVYLYDVHGLASELSFTFLLTLFPLLVVFVTLLGLLQDPRTINLMTDQIGKFLPAPIFQPIDKSVENLTKVKSYNVIAISIAISFISSLTIFGTISKALRFISRDETQVGFIASQWINFRLLVISLVLLVFYFYLTYGIVSIERVLYQSFRFAFFRNHPYLSVSLIILPYSIGLFTFYYAYITKAKTTLKENLPGAIFASLLVLGMSFGFQFYLKMKNVGVNYSLAYDLISKMVVLMLYTYINSTFFIWGFLWNQVLADDRGKKSHSKK from the coding sequence ATGAAACGGATCCGTCGATTTTTCAGCGAAGTGTATTTGTATGATGTCCATGGCCTGGCCTCTGAACTTTCGTTTACCTTCCTTTTGACCCTTTTCCCTTTACTTGTTGTGTTTGTGACACTCCTTGGGCTTTTGCAAGATCCGAGAACTATCAATTTAATGACGGACCAAATTGGTAAATTTTTACCCGCACCCATTTTCCAACCCATCGACAAAAGTGTAGAAAACCTAACCAAGGTAAAAAGTTATAATGTCATTGCGATTAGCATCGCCATTTCCTTTATTTCGAGCCTTACCATTTTTGGAACCATTTCCAAAGCCCTTCGTTTCATCTCACGTGACGAAACCCAAGTTGGTTTTATTGCTTCGCAGTGGATCAACTTCCGTTTGCTTGTGATCTCTTTGGTTTTACTAGTATTCTATTTTTATCTGACGTATGGAATTGTTTCCATTGAGCGGGTCTTATACCAGTCGTTTCGATTTGCTTTTTTTCGAAACCATCCTTATTTATCTGTATCCCTTATCATTTTGCCGTATAGCATTGGACTCTTTACATTTTATTATGCTTATATTACCAAAGCAAAAACAACTTTGAAAGAAAATTTACCTGGAGCGATTTTTGCATCGTTACTTGTGCTTGGGATGAGTTTTGGATTTCAGTTTTACTTAAAGATGAAAAATGTGGGTGTGAATTATTCTTTAGCGTATGATTTGATTTCCAAAATGGTGGTGCTCATGTTATACACCTATATCAACTCTACATTTTTTATTTGGGGGTTTTTATGGAACCAAGTGCTTGCAGACGATCGCGGTAAAAAATCTCATTCTAAAAAATAA
- a CDS encoding ABC-F family ATP-binding cassette domain-containing protein → MIQFIQIHQHFGPKVLFEGFSWHIKPGCRVALVGPNGSGKTTLFQMAAGKIKPESGEVIRSKHTILSLFQQIPEFNPDTSVIETVLDENKLYAEYDAKRKEIESKFETIDHEDPAFETLLHEQSELEEFAHLHDLHGLEARAKKILSGLGFSTADFVRKTKEFSPGYHHRIGLAIALLNPHNLLLLDEPTNHLDDKTKSWLADFLVSQNQAFVLVTHDPEFLNQTVDTIIEINPHGTFEFQGSLEEFFEAKNEIQEKLKVQFEKEESYLKSRMEWVERFRAQATKARQVQSVIKRLEKRDRVDNPEESFWNQKPDYQFQFVPSSNIILRLEHASFSYPDRNTGEKKSIFENAEIEISAGDKVALVGPNGAGKSTLMRCLLEQHKLDTGKLYYGPKTKLGYFSQTHGEDLDESLNLVETVLKKYPELNEEKARTLLGHFAFPGDGVFKSVKHLSGGEQSRLRLALLVNHPSNCLFLDEPTNHLDIVIREAIKRSLIDFPGSLLIISHDPDFMKGLCNRTFQLSGGELKNLNCSFDDYLKFHKEDELGTNAKDQTSQKPKSEEKKPNPQASKNKRKKLEKEISDLEVQIERLEKNKKDKEELLQDPEFFKNRSFQLEMDTYNDIKREISILTKRWEEATIELEEMGGVT, encoded by the coding sequence TTGATCCAATTCATCCAAATCCACCAACACTTCGGCCCCAAAGTCCTCTTTGAGGGATTCAGCTGGCACATCAAACCAGGTTGCCGCGTGGCGCTTGTAGGTCCCAATGGTTCTGGAAAAACGACTCTCTTCCAAATGGCCGCGGGGAAAATCAAACCTGAATCCGGGGAAGTGATTCGTTCCAAACACACGATCCTTTCCCTTTTCCAACAAATCCCTGAATTCAATCCCGATACGTCAGTCATCGAAACCGTCCTCGACGAAAACAAATTGTATGCCGAGTACGATGCCAAACGAAAAGAAATTGAATCCAAATTTGAAACCATAGACCACGAAGATCCGGCATTTGAGACATTACTCCACGAACAGAGTGAATTGGAAGAATTTGCCCACTTACACGACTTACATGGGTTAGAGGCTCGGGCCAAAAAAATTCTATCTGGACTTGGCTTTTCCACGGCTGATTTCGTTCGCAAAACCAAAGAATTTTCTCCAGGTTACCACCACCGCATTGGACTTGCGATTGCTCTACTCAATCCGCATAATTTACTACTTTTAGATGAACCAACCAATCACTTGGATGACAAAACCAAATCTTGGTTAGCTGACTTTTTGGTTTCCCAAAACCAAGCTTTTGTCCTTGTCACTCACGATCCGGAATTTTTAAACCAAACTGTAGATACGATCATTGAAATCAATCCCCATGGGACGTTTGAATTCCAAGGAAGTTTGGAAGAATTTTTTGAAGCCAAAAATGAAATCCAAGAGAAACTAAAAGTCCAATTTGAAAAAGAAGAATCGTATTTAAAATCAAGAATGGAATGGGTCGAACGATTCCGTGCCCAAGCAACCAAAGCAAGACAAGTACAATCGGTCATCAAACGATTGGAGAAACGGGACCGGGTTGACAATCCTGAAGAAAGTTTTTGGAACCAAAAACCAGACTACCAATTCCAATTTGTCCCTTCGAGTAATATCATCCTTCGACTAGAACACGCATCCTTTTCCTATCCTGACAGAAACACAGGTGAAAAAAAATCCATTTTTGAAAATGCAGAGATCGAAATTTCGGCTGGCGACAAAGTGGCACTCGTTGGTCCCAATGGGGCTGGAAAATCAACTCTTATGCGTTGTTTGTTAGAACAACACAAACTGGATACTGGAAAATTATACTATGGGCCAAAAACCAAACTTGGTTATTTTTCCCAAACACACGGGGAAGATTTGGATGAATCCTTAAATCTTGTGGAAACGGTTTTAAAAAAATACCCAGAACTGAATGAAGAAAAAGCAAGGACTCTCCTTGGTCATTTTGCCTTTCCTGGCGATGGAGTGTTTAAATCCGTCAAACACTTATCAGGTGGGGAACAGAGTAGACTCCGACTTGCCCTACTTGTCAACCACCCTTCCAATTGTTTGTTCCTCGACGAACCAACAAACCACCTCGACATCGTGATCCGCGAAGCGATCAAACGTTCCCTCATCGATTTTCCAGGAAGCCTTCTCATCATCAGCCACGACCCCGATTTTATGAAGGGACTTTGTAACCGCACCTTCCAACTCTCTGGTGGCGAATTAAAAAACCTCAATTGTAGTTTTGATGATTACCTCAAATTCCACAAAGAAGATGAATTAGGGACTAACGCGAAGGACCAAACGTCCCAAAAGCCAAAATCGGAAGAAAAAAAGCCCAATCCCCAAGCGAGTAAAAACAAACGGAAAAAATTAGAAAAAGAAATTTCCGATTTGGAAGTCCAAATAGAAAGACTGGAAAAAAATAAAAAGGACAAAGAGGAACTTTTACAGGACCCTGAGTTCTTTAAAAACAGAAGTTTTCAGTTGGAAATGGACACTTATAACGATATTAAAAGAGAAATCTCAATCCTGACCAAACGTTGGGAAGAAGCGACAATAGAACTAGAGGAAATGGGCGGAGTTACATAA
- a CDS encoding sulfite exporter TauE/SafE family protein — protein sequence MEHSFQIFHEFVWGFWPGVLVVFGLGFFVGYLASFLGLGGGFIYTPFFHSFFHLTAVQAVAVSLAQMPVSALSGLYVYFKNDKIRWRQGFLLLITSIPSAQYTAFAFGRFEDTPLGKQLYYGIPLSEFVYLIVFTVFLGILAIYNLIAALKKRKRYYEALSLVRSEPNVKSLDLDNQTNPKGLESNEKKSKITNHQTQFQFTKKSIFIVLLVGIFFGMFSSLFGIGGGFLAVPLFVYYFRMSPVEAVATSFLGIFLTSFGTTIQFLLLGKLHWELALVGSFGGIFGARIGSLKAVNAKPYTILLVTSFFQFLVVTWYLVAKLPKF from the coding sequence TTGGAACACTCATTTCAAATCTTCCATGAATTCGTTTGGGGCTTTTGGCCTGGCGTTTTGGTTGTATTTGGATTGGGATTTTTTGTTGGGTATTTAGCCTCCTTTCTCGGACTGGGAGGAGGTTTTATCTACACCCCCTTTTTTCATAGTTTCTTTCATTTAACTGCTGTTCAAGCAGTAGCAGTCTCTCTTGCACAAATGCCAGTCTCCGCACTCTCTGGACTCTATGTGTATTTTAAAAATGATAAAATACGTTGGAGACAAGGGTTTTTGTTACTCATTACATCTATTCCCTCGGCTCAATACACTGCATTTGCCTTTGGAAGGTTTGAGGACACTCCACTCGGCAAACAACTGTATTATGGGATACCGCTTTCTGAATTTGTATATCTCATTGTGTTTACAGTTTTTTTGGGAATACTGGCTATTTATAATTTAATAGCTGCACTTAAAAAACGAAAACGTTATTATGAGGCCTTGTCACTCGTAAGATCTGAGCCAAATGTAAAATCACTAGACTTAGACAATCAAACCAATCCGAAAGGACTTGAGAGCAACGAAAAAAAATCCAAGATCACAAACCATCAAACTCAGTTTCAATTCACAAAGAAATCAATCTTCATTGTACTGCTTGTAGGAATCTTCTTTGGTATGTTCTCTTCTTTATTTGGGATTGGTGGTGGTTTTTTAGCAGTTCCATTATTTGTTTATTATTTTCGCATGAGCCCTGTAGAGGCAGTTGCTACCTCTTTTTTAGGTATTTTTTTAACATCATTTGGAACCACCATCCAATTTCTTTTGTTAGGAAAATTACATTGGGAGCTTGCACTCGTCGGAAGTTTTGGTGGGATCTTTGGCGCAAGGATTGGATCGTTAAAGGCAGTGAATGCAAAACCATATACAATCTTACTTGTTACTTCTTTCTTTCAATTTCTTGTTGTGACCTGGTATTTAGTCGCTAAACTTCCGAAATTTTAA
- a CDS encoding EAL domain-containing protein: MKPSFPEAQLEDTPNGKVPKLYSCAECRSGAGLDFSFSMAFQPIIDWNQKKIYSHEALVRGTKGESAYSILSKVNQNNRYQFDQSCRIKAIQLANQIQIPALLNINFLPNAVYQPETCIRTTLEASREYQFPLNRLVFELTEGEEVQDHNHIINIFKTYQKYGFLTAIDDFGSGYSGLNLLAKFQPDLIKLDMELIRNIHANSVAQKLTKAIAGVCREIGIQVIAEGVETVEELKVLVDMGIHLYQGYLFSKPAFESAGEVHFPELTS; encoded by the coding sequence ATGAAACCAAGTTTTCCAGAAGCACAATTAGAAGATACACCCAACGGAAAAGTACCAAAGTTGTATAGTTGTGCGGAATGCCGGAGCGGTGCGGGTTTAGATTTTTCCTTTTCCATGGCCTTCCAACCCATCATCGATTGGAACCAAAAAAAAATCTATTCCCACGAAGCACTAGTTAGAGGAACAAAAGGAGAATCGGCATATTCGATTCTTTCCAAGGTCAATCAAAACAATCGTTACCAATTTGACCAATCTTGTCGGATCAAAGCCATCCAACTGGCAAACCAAATCCAAATCCCTGCCTTACTCAATATCAACTTTTTACCCAATGCGGTTTACCAACCGGAGACCTGTATCCGTACAACTTTGGAAGCCAGTCGTGAGTATCAATTCCCTCTGAATCGATTGGTGTTTGAGCTGACAGAGGGAGAAGAAGTCCAAGACCATAACCACATCATCAATATCTTTAAAACCTATCAAAAGTATGGGTTTTTAACTGCTATCGATGATTTTGGATCAGGGTATTCTGGGCTCAATTTACTCGCAAAGTTCCAACCCGATCTCATCAAACTCGATATGGAACTCATTCGGAATATTCACGCAAATTCAGTGGCTCAAAAACTGACAAAAGCGATTGCAGGTGTTTGTCGGGAAATCGGAATCCAAGTCATTGCGGAAGGTGTGGAAACGGTAGAGGAATTGAAAGTGCTTGTGGATATGGGAATCCATTTGTACCAAGGGTATTTGTTTTCCAAACCTGCCTTTGAATCCGCAGGTGAAGTTCACTTCCCCGAATTGACATCTTGA
- the panB gene encoding 3-methyl-2-oxobutanoate hydroxymethyltransferase: MKNIILQYKKKYDAGEPISVVTCYDYTFATLFNRTDVDCLLVGDSLGMVIQGNQSTLPVTLDEIIYHTKAVCKGAPDKTIIADLPFLSYQTSIEEGIRSAGRVLKETNASCVKLEGDSEFIIELTKRMTESGIPVFAHLGLTPQSVHTLGGHRVQGKTEAARNKMIRKSRELAEAGAFALLLEMVPESLGKEITESIRIPTIGIGAGKYTSGQVLVMQDLLGLNEDFHPKFLKKFGNLSGAVKEAVNAYHKEVTKREYPSEAHVFLDT, encoded by the coding sequence ATGAAAAACATTATTCTACAGTATAAAAAAAAATACGACGCGGGCGAACCCATCTCTGTTGTCACTTGTTATGATTACACGTTTGCGACACTTTTTAATCGCACAGATGTAGATTGCCTTCTTGTGGGAGATTCCCTGGGAATGGTGATCCAAGGAAATCAGTCCACACTCCCCGTGACATTAGATGAGATCATCTACCACACAAAAGCGGTTTGTAAAGGGGCTCCCGACAAAACCATCATTGCGGATTTACCATTTTTATCGTATCAAACCTCCATTGAAGAAGGGATCCGTTCGGCAGGACGTGTCTTAAAAGAAACAAACGCATCTTGTGTGAAACTCGAAGGGGATTCTGAATTCATCATCGAACTCACCAAACGCATGACAGAATCGGGAATCCCTGTCTTTGCCCACTTGGGTCTTACCCCACAATCGGTGCACACACTTGGTGGCCACCGTGTCCAAGGCAAAACCGAAGCGGCTCGAAACAAAATGATCCGTAAGTCGAGAGAACTAGCAGAAGCAGGTGCCTTTGCTTTGTTACTAGAGATGGTGCCTGAATCTTTAGGAAAAGAGATCACAGAATCCATTCGGATTCCTACCATCGGCATTGGTGCAGGTAAGTACACATCAGGCCAAGTCCTTGTGATGCAAGACCTTCTAGGGCTCAATGAAGACTTTCATCCTAAGTTTTTGAAGAAGTTTGGAAATTTAAGTGGAGCCGTGAAAGAGGCAGTGAATGCCTACCACAAAGAAGTCACAAAACGGGAATACCCATCCGAGGCCCATGTGTTCTTAGATACTTGA
- the folK gene encoding 2-amino-4-hydroxy-6-hydroxymethyldihydropteridine diphosphokinase: MKYSNIAFLSLGSNIGDRHHFMDQAIWEISTLPELQILKQSERLETAPLENTNQPYFLNQILKVMVSSAFTLPCLLDSLQGIEDKLGRKRRSWKGPREIDIDILTYEAVVMKTDFLHLPHHSLYSRPFIKQLLTDMGEIGVYALYTELNHEKHYSTV; encoded by the coding sequence ATGAAATATTCCAATATTGCCTTTTTGTCTTTAGGATCCAACATAGGTGACAGACACCATTTTATGGACCAGGCAATTTGGGAAATATCCACCTTACCTGAATTACAGATTCTGAAACAATCAGAACGGTTGGAAACTGCACCACTCGAAAATACCAACCAACCTTATTTTTTAAATCAAATCCTAAAGGTGATGGTGTCCTCTGCTTTCACACTGCCATGTTTATTAGATTCTTTGCAAGGGATCGAAGACAAATTGGGACGCAAACGTAGGTCTTGGAAAGGACCACGCGAAATTGATATCGATATTCTCACTTACGAAGCCGTGGTGATGAAAACAGATTTTTTACATTTACCCCACCATTCCCTGTATTCCAGACCATTCATTAAGCAGTTGTTAACTGACATGGGTGAGATTGGTGTGTATGCCCTCTATACGGAACTGAACCATGAAAAACATTATTCTACAGTATAA
- a CDS encoding 3-deoxy-7-phosphoheptulonate synthase: MKPTANLRILEQHSLIPPSVIMEELPLTDEASDVVVRTRSEISDIIHGKDEKRMLVVVGPCSVHDIGAVMEYAEKLKPKIKEFQKELLIVMRVYFEKPRTTVGWKGLINDPDLDGSFHINKGLQLARKLLLDLNKMGIPCGTEFLDVISPQYIADLVAWGAIGARTTESQVHRELASGLSAPIGFKNGTDGNVQIAVDAIRSASSSHHFLSVTNQGSSAIFRTAGNKDTHVILRGGNKGPNFDEASVNDVGSQIEKAGLPPKVMVDCSHGNSQKDFRKQPGVVDSVAEQFAKGSKYILGVMIESHLKEGNQSIDAKPLTYGQSITDACVSWETTVPMLEKLAEAANKRK, translated from the coding sequence ATGAAACCAACAGCAAACTTAAGAATATTAGAACAACATAGCCTCATCCCTCCTTCTGTCATCATGGAAGAGCTTCCCCTCACTGATGAAGCCTCTGACGTTGTGGTGAGAACCAGAAGTGAAATATCGGATATCATTCATGGGAAAGACGAGAAACGCATGTTAGTTGTCGTTGGTCCATGTTCTGTTCACGACATTGGTGCCGTGATGGAATACGCTGAAAAATTAAAACCAAAAATCAAAGAATTTCAAAAAGAACTCCTCATTGTGATGCGAGTCTATTTTGAAAAACCTAGGACCACTGTGGGTTGGAAAGGACTCATCAATGATCCTGATTTAGATGGTTCGTTTCATATCAACAAAGGTTTACAACTCGCAAGGAAACTTTTACTCGACCTAAATAAAATGGGAATCCCATGTGGAACAGAATTTTTAGATGTCATCTCTCCGCAATACATCGCAGACCTCGTGGCATGGGGTGCCATTGGAGCAAGGACAACAGAAAGCCAAGTCCACAGAGAATTGGCATCTGGGCTTTCCGCACCCATTGGTTTCAAAAATGGAACGGATGGAAATGTACAAATTGCTGTTGATGCCATTCGTTCTGCAAGTTCCAGCCACCATTTCCTTTCTGTTACCAACCAAGGAAGTAGTGCCATTTTTCGAACAGCAGGAAACAAAGACACACATGTGATTTTACGTGGTGGAAACAAAGGACCTAACTTTGATGAGGCGTCTGTCAATGACGTGGGATCTCAAATCGAAAAAGCTGGACTTCCCCCAAAAGTGATGGTGGATTGTTCTCATGGTAATAGCCAAAAAGATTTTCGAAAACAACCAGGTGTAGTGGATTCCGTTGCAGAACAATTTGCCAAAGGGAGCAAATACATTTTAGGTGTGATGATTGAAAGCCACTTAAAAGAAGGAAACCAATCCATTGATGCCAAACCTTTGACATATGGACAATCCATCACCGATGCTTGTGTGTCTTGGGAAACAACAGTTCCAATGCTTGAAAAACTAGCAGAAGCCGCAAACAAACGAAAATAA
- a CDS encoding LIC12231 family lipoprotein produces the protein MTIAKTKLILSNLSGLLLTLIVFSNCLISYKDYPKILPLPSEEKTLDTPFVYGLPTFPQLNLGGREALKNYFDQKTRFKKTVEGVDVPKVGYLVNVKVNYRSPTPVATAFLGVSTLTATFLPAWSTQDGYDVQYILYKDGKKVGTYDYHIFRNYAQWILFLPISWYNFETATEKEVFERMTLKFFEDAKEHF, from the coding sequence ATGACCATAGCCAAAACTAAATTGATCCTATCAAATTTATCAGGACTACTTTTGACATTGATTGTTTTTTCAAATTGTCTAATTAGTTACAAAGACTATCCAAAAATTTTACCACTTCCATCGGAAGAAAAAACCTTAGACACTCCATTTGTATATGGATTACCAACTTTCCCACAGTTGAATTTAGGTGGGAGAGAAGCATTGAAGAACTACTTCGATCAAAAAACTAGGTTTAAAAAAACAGTGGAAGGCGTGGATGTACCTAAGGTGGGTTACTTGGTGAATGTAAAAGTAAACTATCGTTCCCCAACTCCTGTTGCCACTGCCTTTTTAGGTGTCTCTACACTCACTGCTACATTTTTACCTGCATGGTCCACACAAGATGGATATGATGTTCAGTACATCTTATACAAAGACGGAAAAAAAGTAGGAACTTATGATTATCATATCTTCCGAAATTATGCACAATGGATTCTGTTCCTTCCGATCTCTTGGTATAATTTTGAAACAGCTACTGAAAAAGAAGTGTTTGAGCGAATGACCTTAAAATTCTTTGAGGATGCAAAAGAACATTTTTAA
- a CDS encoding ATP-binding protein — MNLSEITSIRDGNPQCKTCGGVGITLAEHVRGSRSGALVLCHCIGSDCNTCEAKGQAPFMTFDRKLDKMLPCVCHNARFSLRNLENLVEKANIPARYRFQFLSTIDIGDTANDPDMSFIIAHDWANELVHKFKNSDFTPQGFYLWGGTGSGKTLLACVILNELVFRYGITCKYAKVNKDFLSAIRDTYQSDSETHGQERSIEKEFANVDVLVIDDFGVQKESEFNNRKLYDLIDSRYEQEKLTLLTSNHSLVEWRDRGQGRIYSRLMEMTKEIELKCPDYRTKFVKR; from the coding sequence ATGAATTTATCCGAAATTACTTCGATCCGAGACGGAAATCCGCAGTGTAAAACCTGTGGAGGAGTGGGAATCACGCTCGCTGAACATGTGAGGGGATCTCGTTCTGGGGCTTTAGTCCTGTGCCATTGTATTGGCAGTGACTGTAACACTTGTGAGGCGAAAGGACAAGCTCCTTTTATGACCTTTGACAGAAAATTGGACAAAATGCTCCCTTGTGTCTGTCATAATGCACGGTTTTCCTTACGCAACCTAGAGAATTTAGTCGAAAAAGCAAACATCCCTGCCCGTTACCGTTTCCAATTTTTATCCACAATCGACATTGGGGACACGGCAAATGACCCCGATATGTCCTTTATCATTGCTCATGACTGGGCAAACGAACTGGTCCATAAATTCAAAAATTCTGATTTTACTCCGCAAGGTTTTTACCTTTGGGGAGGGACCGGTTCTGGAAAAACACTGCTTGCTTGTGTCATTTTAAATGAACTCGTCTTTCGATATGGGATCACCTGTAAGTATGCGAAAGTAAACAAAGATTTTTTGTCTGCCATTCGTGATACCTACCAATCCGATAGTGAAACCCATGGCCAAGAACGTTCCATTGAAAAGGAATTTGCAAACGTGGATGTGCTCGTGATTGATGATTTTGGAGTCCAAAAGGAATCGGAATTCAACAATCGTAAGTTATACGACCTCATCGATAGTCGGTATGAACAAGAAAAACTCACCCTTCTCACATCGAATCATTCACTCGTAGAATGGCGTGACCGTGGCCAAGGCCGGATTTATTCCAGGCTTATGGAAATGACAAAAGAAATTGAATTAAAATGTCCTGATTATCGAACGAAGTTTGTGAAGAGGTAA
- a CDS encoding rhodanese-like domain-containing protein has protein sequence MVPEIDVVSLKKRLDARAEGKDDFFVLDVRNPNEQQIALVPGTDKLIPVSELAARIDEIKSQIDKEILVYCRSGGRSGMACGILAQAGFKSYKNVAGGTLAYSDLVDPNMQKY, from the coding sequence ATGGTACCGGAAATCGATGTAGTCAGTTTAAAAAAACGTCTGGATGCAAGAGCAGAAGGAAAGGATGATTTTTTTGTTTTGGATGTACGCAATCCAAACGAACAACAAATTGCACTCGTACCAGGAACAGACAAACTCATTCCTGTGAGTGAACTTGCCGCTCGCATCGATGAAATCAAAAGCCAAATTGACAAAGAAATTTTGGTGTATTGCCGATCGGGTGGTCGTTCCGGGATGGCTTGTGGGATTTTGGCGCAAGCGGGATTTAAGTCTTACAAAAACGTAGCTGGCGGAACATTAGCCTATTCCGATTTAGTGGACCCAAACATGCAGAAGTATTAA